Proteins encoded in a region of the Oscarella lobularis chromosome 5, ooOscLobu1.1, whole genome shotgun sequence genome:
- the LOC136187758 gene encoding uncharacterized protein isoform X1, whose amino-acid sequence MEVSWIDECLRDELLDAIRVGDFEGVKECLRKGAKFNSLPPLPEACANGHVKIAELLIDSGAQVDEAVWYGGPTPLQEACSHGHLDVAKLLIDSGAQVNEANKYDGRMALQGACYHGHLDVAKLLIDSGAQVNEANKFGRTALQGACSNGHLDVAKFLIDSGAQVNEANKEACSNGDLDVAKLLIDSGAQVNEANKYGGPTPLQEACSNGHLDVAKLLIDSGAQVNEANKYDGRTALQGACYHDHLDVAKLLIDSGAQVNEANKFGRTALQGACYHGHLDVAKLLIDSGAQVNEANKEACSNGDLDVAKLLIDSGAQYGGPTPLQEACSNGHLDVAKLLIDSGAQVNEANKYDGCTALQGACYHGHLDVAKLLIDSGAQVNEANKFGRTALQGACYHGHLDVAKLLIDSGAQVNEANKEACSNGDLDVAKLLIDSGAQVNEANKYGGPTPLQGACYHGHLDVAKLLIDSGAQVNEANKYGGPTPLQEACSNGHLDVAKLLIDSGAQVNEANKYGGPTPLQEACSNGHLDVAKLLIDSGAQVNEANKYGRTALQGACYHGHLDVAKLLIDSGAQVNEANKGKMTALREACLNGHLDVAKLLIEAGAHVNEKDELWSGALYGACQNGHLEIAKLLINAGADVNKTNMTNKRTVLMEACLNGHLDVAELLIRKANARNERRALLVACRRGQSKIAKLLIKAGANINRADENGPTALQSACWDDQEEIARLLIISGANINMENSEGHTALHAACWNGSLEIVKLLVRAEADFNKTDLEGLTALLTACFGGHLAIAKLLVEAGADVNKTDNKENSILHFLANHSHKIPVLSSCFDLVKLILLKEPTLITRLGEGGLLPHEIPCPSDVRNFFFNEWTKHRYNKLYSQGTTKQTKIKVCVIGKAKAGKTTLIKTLKNIYWKDGGDDKRTAGMDLSAAKIKSAGEVVFCDFAGQEFFHKTHGLFFSESTTIFLLVVDLREDDLEELKRRSRYFCSFVKCSVVLKEKANFVVVGSKSDLIPIAKIGESKLRQVCTYLSLNFGPWFNFYGKHFVLNCRDRTSSDLDLLRKAISEVKELTIKAAQEVPIIVEAATASFLPTLRHPFNKRQSFSDKVRLFFSADAKQKEEIHTRTMSVMKNLPETGKERSGYLMELSIFEHIMTNGLYPGLTVEVQKLLIEFLQGIGEILVIEDKVILDPTWLCQNIIGPLLSPTDSVFRVSLCCSPPGTTTKDDIQSALEAFNKRKWEHIDETIRLLCHLEICYELPPKQNTYRFPALLKAKRPSDVWSENPEMKIYVGRRVRRAEETDIITPGTMPFLQCHVHNVPCFCGLEPVVWQDGLMIRNTINGFLVEGMITLQEEAKALDFVVRGPVHSERECLKLLNNLMKTGEEVLQKRSPGTHSRLWYISSTELKQLKEFPLAYEKATIDEKIETSIKSSDSVSKGTVIDSLRDLLALCDNHIDFLPYKTRCAIITCLEKDDAGREASKEHLPGLSEADQVECKTAAELFSTWSENLSATVHCLADAARQSNLPYLLALLSEDGAIELSSYETLEAKEDLAFIRTSSPSTIKRRRVEQETGPRSAPSTGDDDEEISCLFDEDPMTALERFQAAKRIQPVWNRVGRVLGPEPFEDFEMHAFGEKRNDHDRALDMLDAWANKFGRGATRRQFIAAARDVGYSNAVASIFSGPQ is encoded by the exons ATGGAAGTCTCGTGGATTGATGAATGCTTGCGAGATGAGCTTCTTGACGCGATTCGAGTAGGTGACTTTGAAGGAGTGAAAGAATGCCTGAGAAAAGGAGCGAAATTCAATAGTCTCCCGCCTTTGCCTGAAGCATGTGCAAATGGTCACGTGAAAATTGCTGAACTTTTAATTGACAGCGGAGCACAAGTGGATGAGGCAGTCTGG TATGGTGGACCTACGCCTTTGCAGGAAGCATGTTCTCATGGTCACTTGGATGTTGCTAAACTTTTAATTGACAGCGGAGCACAAGTGAATGAGGCAAACAAG TATGATGGACGCATGGCTTTGCAGGGAGCATGTTATCACGGTCACTTAGATGTTGCTAAACTTTTAATTGACAGCGGAGCACAAGTGAATGAGGCAAACAAG TTTGGACGCACGGCTTTGCAGGGAGCATGTTCTAATGGTCACTTAGATGTTgctaaatttttaattgacagCGGAGCACAAGTGAATGAGGCAAACAAG GAAGCATGTTCTAATGGTGACTTGGATGTTGCTAAACTTTTAATTGACAGCGGAGCACAAGTGAATGAGGCAAACAAG TATGGTGGACCTACGCCTTTGCAGGAAGCATGTTCTAATGGTCACTTAGATGTTGCTAAACTTTTAATTGACAGCGGAGCACAAGTGAATGAGGCAAACAAG TATGATGGACGCACGGCTTTGCAGGGAGCATGTTATCACGATCACTTAGATGTTGCTAAACTTTTAATTGACAGCGGAGCACAAGTGAATGAGGCAAACAAG TTTGGACGCACGGCTTTGCAGGGAGCATGTTATCACGGTCACTTAGATGTTGCTAAACTTTTAATTGACAGCGGAGCACAAGTGAATGAGGCAAACAAG GAAGCATGTTCTAATGGTGACTTGGATGTTGCTAAACTTTTAATTGACAGCGGAGCACAA TATGGTGGACCTACGCCTTTGCAGGAAGCATGTTCTAATGGTCACTTAGATGTTGCTAAACTTTTAATTGACAGCGGAGCACAAGTGAATGAGGCAAACAAG TATGATGGATGCACGGCTTTGCAGGGAGCATGTTATCACGGTCACTTAGATGTTGCTAAACTTTTAATTGACAGCGGAGCACAAGTGAATGAGGCAAACAAG TTTGGACGCACGGCTTTGCAGGGAGCATGTTATCACGGTCACTTAGATGTTGCTAAGCTTTTAATTGACAGCGGAGCACAAGTGAATGAGGCAAACAAG GAAGCATGTTCTAATGGTGACTTGGATGTTGCTAAACTTTTAATTGACAGCGGAGCACAAGTGAATGAGGCAAACAAG TATGGTGGACCTACGCCTTTGCAGGGAGCATGTTATCACGGTCACTTAGATGTTGCTAAACTTTTAATTGACAGCGGAGCACAAGTGAATGAGGCAAACAAG TATGGTGGACCTACGCCTTTGCAGGAAGCATGTTCTAATGGTCACTTAGATGTTGCTAAACTTTTAATTGACAGCGGAGCACAAGTGAATGAGGCAAACAAG TATGGTGGACCTACGCCTTTGCAGGAAGCATGTTCTAATGGTCACTTAGATGTTGCTAAACTTTTAATTGACAGCGGAGCACAAGTGAATGAGGCAAACAAG TATGGACGCACGGCTTTGCAGGGAGCATGTTATCACGGTCACTTAGATGTTGCTAAACTTTTAATTGACAGCGGAGCACAAGTGAATGAGGCAAACAAG GGTAAAATGACAGCTTTGCGGGAAGCGTGTCTCAACGGCCATCTGGACGTTGCTAAACTTTTAATTGAGGCTGGAGCGCATGtcaatgaaaaagacgag CTTTGGTCTGGGGCTTTGTATGGAGCTTGTCAAAATGGTCACTTAGAAATTGCTAAGCTTTTAATCAACGCTGGAGCAGACGTCAATAAAACAAACATG ACTAATAAAAGGACGGTTTTGATGGAAGCATGTCTCAATGGTCATTTGGATGTTGCTGAACTTCTAATCCGTAAAGCGAATGCTCGAAATGAACGGCGGGCTCTCCTAGTAGCGTGCAGAAGGGGTCAATCGAAAATTGctaaattattaatcaaaGCTGGAGCAAACATCAATCGAGCTGATGAG AATGGGCCTACAGCTTTGCAGTCTGCTTGTTGGGACGATCAAGAGGAAATTGCAAgactattaattatttctggAGCAAATATCAATATGGAAAACTCG GAAGGTCACACGGCTCTGCACGCAGCATGTTGGAATGGAAGCTTGGAAATTGTTAAACTGTTAGTGCGCGCTGAGGCAGATTTCAATAAGACTGACTTG GAAGGTTTAACCGCTTTGTTGACAGCATGTTTTGGTGGCCACTTGGCTATTGCAAAACTGTTAGTCGAAGCTGGAGCAGATGTCAATAAGACAGATAAT aaagaaaattcaatattaCATTTTCTTGCTAATCATAGTCACAAAATTCCTG TTCTCTCTTCTTGCTTTGATCTTGTGAAGCTCATTCTTTTAAAGGAGCCTACTCTCATTACTCGTTTGGGAGAG GGTGGTCTACTTCCTCACGAGATTCCTTGCCCGTCGGATGTGAGGAACTTTTTTTTCAACGAATGG ACAAAACATCGATACAATAAACTTTACTCGCAAGGGACGACCAAGCAAACAAAAATTAAGGTGTGCGTTATTGGAAAAGCTAAAGCCGGTAAAACAACTCTCATAAAAACTCTAAAAAACATTTATTGGAAAGACGGGGGTGACGACAAACGAACTGCTGGCATGGATCTATCAGCtgcaaaaatcaaatcagCTGGCGAAGTTGTTTTTTGCGATTTTGCTGGGCAGgaattttttcacaaaaCGCACGGACTGTTTTTCTCCGAATCTACAACAATTTTTCTGCTCGTTGTTGATTTGAGAGAAGACGACCTGGAGGAGCTTAAACGTCGGAGTCGCTATTTCTGTTCATTTGTGAAATGCAGCgtcgttctaaaagaaaaggctAACTTTGTAGTTGTGGGAAGCAAGAGCGATTTGATTCCTATTGCAAAAATTGGGGAGTCTAAGTTACGGCAGGTTTGCACCTACttgagcctaaattttgGTCCTTGGTTTAACTTCTACGGGAAGCACTTCGTTTTGAATTGCCGTGATCGCACATCGAGCGATTTAGATCTTTTAAGGAAAGCTATTAGCGAAGTCAAAGAGCTCACCATAAAG GCGGCTCAAGAGGTTCCTATTATAGTTGAGGCGGCAACTGCGTCTTTTTTACCTACGCTGCGGCATCCGTTCAACAAACGCCAATCCTTTTCTGACAAGGTGCGTTTGTTCTTCTCTGCTGACGCTAAACAGAAGGAAGAAATACATACAAGAACTATGTCTGTGATGAAGAATCTTCCTGAGACCGGAAAG GAAAGAAGCGGTTATTTAATGGAGTTGAGCATTTTTGAGCATATAATGACAAACGGCCTCTACCCTGGCCTCACCGTTGAAGTTCAAAAATTGCTCATCGAGTTTTTGCAAGGAATCGGCGAG ATTTTAGTAATTGAAGACAAAGTCATTTTGGATCCAACTTGGCTATGTCAGAATATCATTGGCCCGCTGTTGTCTCCTACGGATTCGGTGTTTCGAGTTTCTCTTTGCTGCTCTCCACCCGGAACAACCACCAAGGATGACATCCAGAGCGCACTTGAAGCCTTCAACAAGCGAAAGTGGGAACATATCGACGAAACAATTCGGCTCCTGTGCCATTTGGAAATTTGCTATGAGCTTCCTCCTAAACAGAACACTTATCGGTTTCCAGCTCTACTGAAGGCGAAACGTCCATCTGATGTGTGGTCTGAAAATCCTGAGATGAAAATTTACGTTGGACGTCGTGTGAGACGAGCTGAAGAGACGGACATAATCACTCCAGGAACAATGCCGTTTCTTCAGTGTCACGTCCACAATGTTCCTTGTTTTTGTGGTTTAGAGCCTGTCGTTTGGCAAGACGGGTTGATGATCAGGAATACCATAAATGGTTTTTTGGTAGAAGGAATGATAACATTGCAAGAAGAGGCTAAAGCATTGGATTTTGTAGTGCGTGGTCCGGTTCATTCCGAGCGGGAATGCCTCAAACTTCTTAATAATTTAATGAAAACTGGAGAAGAAGTTCTTCAAAAGAGGAGTCCAGGGACGCATAGCCGTCTCTGGTACATCAGCTCTACCGAATTAAAACAGCTGAAAGAGTTCCCTCTGGCTTACGAAAAAGCAACTATTGACGAGAAGATAGAGACTTCAATAAAGTCAAGCGATTCAGTTAGCAAGGGAACGGTCATAGACAGCCTTAGAGATCTTCTCGCTCTTTGTGACAATCACATCGACTTTCTACCTTACAAGACACGCTGCGCTATAATAACATGCTTGGAGAAAGACGATGCGGGAAGGGAAGCTTCGAAAGAGCATTTGCCGGGCTTGTCAGAAGCTGACCAGGTGGAATGCAAGACAGCAGCAGAGCTTTTTTCTACTTGGAGTGAAAATCTCAGCGCCACAGTACACTGCCTGGCCGATGCTGCAAGGCAATCTAATTTGCCATATTTGTTAGCTCTTTTGAGTGAAGATGGTGCTATAGAATTGTCTTCTTATGAG ACGTTAGAGGCAAAAGAAGACTTGGCCTTCATTCGAACGAGTTCTCCTTCCACAATTAAAA GGCGTCGTGTTGAGCAAGAAACTGGGCCTCGGTCTGCTCCTTCGAcaggtgacgacgacgaag AAATCTCTTGTCTATTTGATGAGGATCCAATGACCGCACTCGAAAGATTTCAAGCGGCTAAACGCATTCAACCCGTATGGAATCGTGTTGGAAGAGTCTTGGGACCGGAACCTTTCGAAGACTTTGAAATGCATGCGTTTGGGGAAAAAAGGAACGATCACGATCGTGCTCTAGATATGCTGGACGCGTGGGCAAATAAGTTCGGCAGAGGAGCAACTCGCAGACAATTTATTGCTGCTGCGAGGGACGTTGGCTACTCAAATGCAGTAGCCTCTATTTTTTCTG gcCCACAATGA
- the LOC136187758 gene encoding uncharacterized protein isoform X5: MNACEMSFLTRFDLPPLPEACANGHVKIAELLIDSGAQVDEAVWYGGPTPLQEACSHGHLDVAKLLIDSGAQVNEANKYDGRMALQGACYHGHLDVAKLLIDSGAQVNEANKFGRTALQGACSNGHLDVAKFLIDSGAQVNEANKEACSNGDLDVAKLLIDSGAQVNEANKYGGPTPLQEACSNGHLDVAKLLIDSGAQVNEANKYDGRTALQGACYHDHLDVAKLLIDSGAQVNEANKFGRTALQGACYHGHLDVAKLLIDSGAQVNEANKEACSNGDLDVAKLLIDSGAQYGGPTPLQEACSNGHLDVAKLLIDSGAQVNEANKYDGCTALQGACYHGHLDVAKLLIDSGAQVNEANKFGRTALQGACYHGHLDVAKLLIDSGAQVNEANKEACSNGDLDVAKLLIDSGAQVNEANKYGGPTPLQGACYHGHLDVAKLLIDSGAQVNEANKYGGPTPLQEACSNGHLDVAKLLIDSGAQVNEANKYGGPTPLQEACSNGHLDVAKLLIDSGAQVNEANKYGRTALQGACYHGHLDVAKLLIDSGAQVNEANKGKMTALREACLNGHLDVAKLLIEAGAHVNEKDELWSGALYGACQNGHLEIAKLLINAGADVNKTNMTNKRTVLMEACLNGHLDVAELLIRKANARNERRALLVACRRGQSKIAKLLIKAGANINRADENGPTALQSACWDDQEEIARLLIISGANINMENSEGHTALHAACWNGSLEIVKLLVRAEADFNKTDLEGLTALLTACFGGHLAIAKLLVEAGADVNKTDNKENSILHFLANHSHKIPVLSSCFDLVKLILLKEPTLITRLGEGGLLPHEIPCPSDVRNFFFNEWTKHRYNKLYSQGTTKQTKIKVCVIGKAKAGKTTLIKTLKNIYWKDGGDDKRTAGMDLSAAKIKSAGEVVFCDFAGQEFFHKTHGLFFSESTTIFLLVVDLREDDLEELKRRSRYFCSFVKCSVVLKEKANFVVVGSKSDLIPIAKIGESKLRQVCTYLSLNFGPWFNFYGKHFVLNCRDRTSSDLDLLRKAISEVKELTIKAAQEVPIIVEAATASFLPTLRHPFNKRQSFSDKVRLFFSADAKQKEEIHTRTMSVMKNLPETGKERSGYLMELSIFEHIMTNGLYPGLTVEVQKLLIEFLQGIGEILVIEDKVILDPTWLCQNIIGPLLSPTDSVFRVSLCCSPPGTTTKDDIQSALEAFNKRKWEHIDETIRLLCHLEICYELPPKQNTYRFPALLKAKRPSDVWSENPEMKIYVGRRVRRAEETDIITPGTMPFLQCHVHNVPCFCGLEPVVWQDGLMIRNTINGFLVEGMITLQEEAKALDFVVRGPVHSERECLKLLNNLMKTGEEVLQKRSPGTHSRLWYISSTELKQLKEFPLAYEKATIDEKIETSIKSSDSVSKGTVIDSLRDLLALCDNHIDFLPYKTRCAIITCLEKDDAGREASKEHLPGLSEADQVECKTAAELFSTWSENLSATVHCLADAARQSNLPYLLALLSEDGAIELSSYETLEAKEDLAFIRTSSPSTIKRRRVEQETGPRSAPSTGDDDEEISCLFDEDPMTALERFQAAKRIQPVWNRVGRVLGPEPFEDFEMHAFGEKRNDHDRALDMLDAWANKFGRGATRRQFIAAARDVGYSNAVASIFSGPQ, encoded by the exons ATGAATGCTTGCGAGATGAGCTTCTTGACGCGATTCGA TCTCCCGCCTTTGCCTGAAGCATGTGCAAATGGTCACGTGAAAATTGCTGAACTTTTAATTGACAGCGGAGCACAAGTGGATGAGGCAGTCTGG TATGGTGGACCTACGCCTTTGCAGGAAGCATGTTCTCATGGTCACTTGGATGTTGCTAAACTTTTAATTGACAGCGGAGCACAAGTGAATGAGGCAAACAAG TATGATGGACGCATGGCTTTGCAGGGAGCATGTTATCACGGTCACTTAGATGTTGCTAAACTTTTAATTGACAGCGGAGCACAAGTGAATGAGGCAAACAAG TTTGGACGCACGGCTTTGCAGGGAGCATGTTCTAATGGTCACTTAGATGTTgctaaatttttaattgacagCGGAGCACAAGTGAATGAGGCAAACAAG GAAGCATGTTCTAATGGTGACTTGGATGTTGCTAAACTTTTAATTGACAGCGGAGCACAAGTGAATGAGGCAAACAAG TATGGTGGACCTACGCCTTTGCAGGAAGCATGTTCTAATGGTCACTTAGATGTTGCTAAACTTTTAATTGACAGCGGAGCACAAGTGAATGAGGCAAACAAG TATGATGGACGCACGGCTTTGCAGGGAGCATGTTATCACGATCACTTAGATGTTGCTAAACTTTTAATTGACAGCGGAGCACAAGTGAATGAGGCAAACAAG TTTGGACGCACGGCTTTGCAGGGAGCATGTTATCACGGTCACTTAGATGTTGCTAAACTTTTAATTGACAGCGGAGCACAAGTGAATGAGGCAAACAAG GAAGCATGTTCTAATGGTGACTTGGATGTTGCTAAACTTTTAATTGACAGCGGAGCACAA TATGGTGGACCTACGCCTTTGCAGGAAGCATGTTCTAATGGTCACTTAGATGTTGCTAAACTTTTAATTGACAGCGGAGCACAAGTGAATGAGGCAAACAAG TATGATGGATGCACGGCTTTGCAGGGAGCATGTTATCACGGTCACTTAGATGTTGCTAAACTTTTAATTGACAGCGGAGCACAAGTGAATGAGGCAAACAAG TTTGGACGCACGGCTTTGCAGGGAGCATGTTATCACGGTCACTTAGATGTTGCTAAGCTTTTAATTGACAGCGGAGCACAAGTGAATGAGGCAAACAAG GAAGCATGTTCTAATGGTGACTTGGATGTTGCTAAACTTTTAATTGACAGCGGAGCACAAGTGAATGAGGCAAACAAG TATGGTGGACCTACGCCTTTGCAGGGAGCATGTTATCACGGTCACTTAGATGTTGCTAAACTTTTAATTGACAGCGGAGCACAAGTGAATGAGGCAAACAAG TATGGTGGACCTACGCCTTTGCAGGAAGCATGTTCTAATGGTCACTTAGATGTTGCTAAACTTTTAATTGACAGCGGAGCACAAGTGAATGAGGCAAACAAG TATGGTGGACCTACGCCTTTGCAGGAAGCATGTTCTAATGGTCACTTAGATGTTGCTAAACTTTTAATTGACAGCGGAGCACAAGTGAATGAGGCAAACAAG TATGGACGCACGGCTTTGCAGGGAGCATGTTATCACGGTCACTTAGATGTTGCTAAACTTTTAATTGACAGCGGAGCACAAGTGAATGAGGCAAACAAG GGTAAAATGACAGCTTTGCGGGAAGCGTGTCTCAACGGCCATCTGGACGTTGCTAAACTTTTAATTGAGGCTGGAGCGCATGtcaatgaaaaagacgag CTTTGGTCTGGGGCTTTGTATGGAGCTTGTCAAAATGGTCACTTAGAAATTGCTAAGCTTTTAATCAACGCTGGAGCAGACGTCAATAAAACAAACATG ACTAATAAAAGGACGGTTTTGATGGAAGCATGTCTCAATGGTCATTTGGATGTTGCTGAACTTCTAATCCGTAAAGCGAATGCTCGAAATGAACGGCGGGCTCTCCTAGTAGCGTGCAGAAGGGGTCAATCGAAAATTGctaaattattaatcaaaGCTGGAGCAAACATCAATCGAGCTGATGAG AATGGGCCTACAGCTTTGCAGTCTGCTTGTTGGGACGATCAAGAGGAAATTGCAAgactattaattatttctggAGCAAATATCAATATGGAAAACTCG GAAGGTCACACGGCTCTGCACGCAGCATGTTGGAATGGAAGCTTGGAAATTGTTAAACTGTTAGTGCGCGCTGAGGCAGATTTCAATAAGACTGACTTG GAAGGTTTAACCGCTTTGTTGACAGCATGTTTTGGTGGCCACTTGGCTATTGCAAAACTGTTAGTCGAAGCTGGAGCAGATGTCAATAAGACAGATAAT aaagaaaattcaatattaCATTTTCTTGCTAATCATAGTCACAAAATTCCTG TTCTCTCTTCTTGCTTTGATCTTGTGAAGCTCATTCTTTTAAAGGAGCCTACTCTCATTACTCGTTTGGGAGAG GGTGGTCTACTTCCTCACGAGATTCCTTGCCCGTCGGATGTGAGGAACTTTTTTTTCAACGAATGG ACAAAACATCGATACAATAAACTTTACTCGCAAGGGACGACCAAGCAAACAAAAATTAAGGTGTGCGTTATTGGAAAAGCTAAAGCCGGTAAAACAACTCTCATAAAAACTCTAAAAAACATTTATTGGAAAGACGGGGGTGACGACAAACGAACTGCTGGCATGGATCTATCAGCtgcaaaaatcaaatcagCTGGCGAAGTTGTTTTTTGCGATTTTGCTGGGCAGgaattttttcacaaaaCGCACGGACTGTTTTTCTCCGAATCTACAACAATTTTTCTGCTCGTTGTTGATTTGAGAGAAGACGACCTGGAGGAGCTTAAACGTCGGAGTCGCTATTTCTGTTCATTTGTGAAATGCAGCgtcgttctaaaagaaaaggctAACTTTGTAGTTGTGGGAAGCAAGAGCGATTTGATTCCTATTGCAAAAATTGGGGAGTCTAAGTTACGGCAGGTTTGCACCTACttgagcctaaattttgGTCCTTGGTTTAACTTCTACGGGAAGCACTTCGTTTTGAATTGCCGTGATCGCACATCGAGCGATTTAGATCTTTTAAGGAAAGCTATTAGCGAAGTCAAAGAGCTCACCATAAAG GCGGCTCAAGAGGTTCCTATTATAGTTGAGGCGGCAACTGCGTCTTTTTTACCTACGCTGCGGCATCCGTTCAACAAACGCCAATCCTTTTCTGACAAGGTGCGTTTGTTCTTCTCTGCTGACGCTAAACAGAAGGAAGAAATACATACAAGAACTATGTCTGTGATGAAGAATCTTCCTGAGACCGGAAAG GAAAGAAGCGGTTATTTAATGGAGTTGAGCATTTTTGAGCATATAATGACAAACGGCCTCTACCCTGGCCTCACCGTTGAAGTTCAAAAATTGCTCATCGAGTTTTTGCAAGGAATCGGCGAG ATTTTAGTAATTGAAGACAAAGTCATTTTGGATCCAACTTGGCTATGTCAGAATATCATTGGCCCGCTGTTGTCTCCTACGGATTCGGTGTTTCGAGTTTCTCTTTGCTGCTCTCCACCCGGAACAACCACCAAGGATGACATCCAGAGCGCACTTGAAGCCTTCAACAAGCGAAAGTGGGAACATATCGACGAAACAATTCGGCTCCTGTGCCATTTGGAAATTTGCTATGAGCTTCCTCCTAAACAGAACACTTATCGGTTTCCAGCTCTACTGAAGGCGAAACGTCCATCTGATGTGTGGTCTGAAAATCCTGAGATGAAAATTTACGTTGGACGTCGTGTGAGACGAGCTGAAGAGACGGACATAATCACTCCAGGAACAATGCCGTTTCTTCAGTGTCACGTCCACAATGTTCCTTGTTTTTGTGGTTTAGAGCCTGTCGTTTGGCAAGACGGGTTGATGATCAGGAATACCATAAATGGTTTTTTGGTAGAAGGAATGATAACATTGCAAGAAGAGGCTAAAGCATTGGATTTTGTAGTGCGTGGTCCGGTTCATTCCGAGCGGGAATGCCTCAAACTTCTTAATAATTTAATGAAAACTGGAGAAGAAGTTCTTCAAAAGAGGAGTCCAGGGACGCATAGCCGTCTCTGGTACATCAGCTCTACCGAATTAAAACAGCTGAAAGAGTTCCCTCTGGCTTACGAAAAAGCAACTATTGACGAGAAGATAGAGACTTCAATAAAGTCAAGCGATTCAGTTAGCAAGGGAACGGTCATAGACAGCCTTAGAGATCTTCTCGCTCTTTGTGACAATCACATCGACTTTCTACCTTACAAGACACGCTGCGCTATAATAACATGCTTGGAGAAAGACGATGCGGGAAGGGAAGCTTCGAAAGAGCATTTGCCGGGCTTGTCAGAAGCTGACCAGGTGGAATGCAAGACAGCAGCAGAGCTTTTTTCTACTTGGAGTGAAAATCTCAGCGCCACAGTACACTGCCTGGCCGATGCTGCAAGGCAATCTAATTTGCCATATTTGTTAGCTCTTTTGAGTGAAGATGGTGCTATAGAATTGTCTTCTTATGAG ACGTTAGAGGCAAAAGAAGACTTGGCCTTCATTCGAACGAGTTCTCCTTCCACAATTAAAA GGCGTCGTGTTGAGCAAGAAACTGGGCCTCGGTCTGCTCCTTCGAcaggtgacgacgacgaag AAATCTCTTGTCTATTTGATGAGGATCCAATGACCGCACTCGAAAGATTTCAAGCGGCTAAACGCATTCAACCCGTATGGAATCGTGTTGGAAGAGTCTTGGGACCGGAACCTTTCGAAGACTTTGAAATGCATGCGTTTGGGGAAAAAAGGAACGATCACGATCGTGCTCTAGATATGCTGGACGCGTGGGCAAATAAGTTCGGCAGAGGAGCAACTCGCAGACAATTTATTGCTGCTGCGAGGGACGTTGGCTACTCAAATGCAGTAGCCTCTATTTTTTCTG gcCCACAATGA